The sequence GTAATGTTTTTCCACGAATCCCTGAATTTAATCAGGATCGGGGGCATTATGCTTTCCATGTTCGGCCTCGTGCTTTTAATCAGCAAGGGGGATTTTACAAACATTGGCCTCATTTCAAACCGGGGGGATTTCCTTGTCCTTGCAAGCGCCTTTACCTGGAGCATATATTCTGCTTTGAATAAAAAGATTTCACTGCACTTTTCCCCCCTCCTTACGATTTTCTACCTCTTCAGCTTTATGGCCCTCATTCTTTCCCCTTTTACAATCAGCCCCCGATATATCGGTTTACTTTTCCATATGTCTTTTAATGCCTGGCTGGCAATAATTTTTCTTGGCGTTTTCTGCTCCGGCATTGCCTACGTCTTCTGGGCGCAGGCCCTGAAGGAAATGGAGGCTACTACTGTGGGTGTGTTCCTTTATATTGAGCCCTTTGTAACGGTCTTCTCAGCATGGATGGTCCTTCAGGAACACATTACAATTCTTACTATCCTTAGCGGCCTAATAATTACTCTCGGCGTCTTTTTTGTCAACTGGAG is a genomic window of Ignavibacteria bacterium containing:
- a CDS encoding DMT family transporter, which codes for MKVKVSSFWKPLFAVLVWGASFVATKIALAEANPAEIVFTRLIFGIALLAAVVLFKDGRFTVPMRVLRNIILLALIASFHLWIQVTGLKFTSAANTGWIIGLSPVFMAIIGVMFFHESLNLIRIGGIMLSMFGLVLLISKGDFTNIGLISNRGDFLVLASAFTWSIYSALNKKISLHFSPLLTIFYLFSFMALILSPFTISPRYIGLLFHMSFNAWLAIIFLGVFCSGIAYVFWAQALKEMEATTVGVFLYIEPFVTVFSAWMVLQEHITILTILSGLIITLGVFFVNWRPKPLALKQ